A window from Bordetella petrii encodes these proteins:
- a CDS encoding OmpP1/FadL family transporter: MKQASLALTTLSAALAAGVAGTVHAAGFQLLEQNASGLGNAYAGSAAVAENASTIYYNPAGMTYLPGFNVSAGVNAILPSFKFHDNGNSRNPVALGGGAPTGGNGGDAGNLGVVPNAYFSWQLDEKWFVGLGVGAPFGLMTEYDDNWVGQYHSTKFDIKTVNLNPSIAYKVNDQFSMGFGVNWQYIDAQYTKKVVVPVMPTGPFLPGDADLNLDGDAWGWNAGFMLQPTEDTRIGLSYRSKIKHTARGDTKIDGYAPGQSLSYDAKASVTLPDTLILSAMHRLNERWELLADVSWTGWSSLPELKIHNDGGPTDTLPLDFRDSWRVALGANYQFAPKWKWRFGVAWDQSPVHNPADRPTSLPDTDRWWFSTGVQYQATKDTRIDVGYTYLYLRDADIDNDSGNALTRGRVAGDYSSKGNILGIQVSTRF; encoded by the coding sequence ATGAAACAAGCATCGTTGGCATTGACCACGCTATCGGCCGCCCTGGCGGCCGGCGTCGCGGGCACGGTACACGCGGCGGGATTCCAACTGCTGGAGCAGAACGCCAGCGGCCTGGGCAACGCCTATGCGGGTTCGGCCGCGGTAGCGGAAAACGCCAGCACCATCTACTACAACCCCGCCGGCATGACCTACCTGCCGGGCTTCAACGTATCGGCCGGCGTCAATGCGATCCTGCCGTCGTTCAAGTTCCACGACAACGGCAACAGCCGCAATCCCGTCGCCCTGGGCGGCGGCGCCCCCACCGGCGGCAATGGCGGCGACGCGGGCAACCTTGGCGTGGTGCCCAATGCCTACTTTTCGTGGCAACTCGACGAAAAGTGGTTCGTCGGCCTGGGCGTGGGGGCTCCGTTCGGCCTGATGACCGAATACGACGACAACTGGGTCGGCCAATACCATTCCACCAAGTTCGACATCAAGACCGTCAACCTCAACCCGTCCATCGCCTACAAGGTCAACGACCAGTTCTCGATGGGCTTCGGCGTGAACTGGCAGTACATCGACGCACAGTACACCAAGAAGGTGGTGGTGCCGGTCATGCCGACGGGGCCGTTCCTGCCGGGCGACGCCGACCTGAACCTGGACGGCGACGCCTGGGGCTGGAACGCGGGCTTCATGCTGCAGCCCACCGAAGACACCCGCATCGGCCTGTCGTACCGCTCGAAGATCAAGCACACTGCCCGCGGCGACACCAAGATCGACGGCTATGCGCCCGGCCAGTCGCTGTCGTACGACGCCAAGGCTTCGGTCACCCTGCCCGACACGCTCATCCTGAGCGCCATGCACCGCCTGAACGAACGCTGGGAACTGCTGGCCGATGTGTCCTGGACGGGCTGGAGCAGCCTGCCGGAACTGAAAATCCACAACGACGGCGGGCCCACCGACACCCTGCCGCTGGATTTCCGCGATTCATGGCGCGTGGCGCTGGGCGCCAACTACCAATTCGCGCCCAAATGGAAATGGCGCTTCGGCGTCGCCTGGGACCAGTCCCCCGTGCACAACCCGGCCGACCGCCCCACCTCGCTGCCCGATACCGACCGCTGGTGGTTCTCTACCGGAGTACAGTATCAGGCAACCAAAGACACCCGCATCGACGTCGGCTATACGTATCTGTACCTGCGCGATGCCGACATCGACAACGATTCGGGCAATGCCTTGACCCGCGGACGCGTGGCCGGCGACTACAGCAGCAAGGGCAACATCCTGGGCATCCAGGTGTCCACCCGCTTCTGA
- a CDS encoding 3-hydroxyacyl-CoA dehydrogenase NAD-binding domain-containing protein — protein MNTAMPHGWRHWQLERRTDGLAWLTLDRAGAAVNALSAEVMAELAAVLDALQADPPAGLVIRSGKAAGFIAGADVDEFAGLDTPQQAQALVERGWHLFNRLAAVPYPTLALIHGHCLGGGLELALACRYRLAIDQPGTSLALPEVMLGIFPGWGGMRRLPAVIGAPAALDMMLTGRPADARRAAALGLVDARVPARLAQAAAGQHVRSGKPPRRARGVAGWLGRWPLKLLVARRAHRQIAAKDPQGHYPAAPAIVTLWSRHGGNALRAPDVVQRILTSDTARNLLRVFRLQERLKAYGKPADGARPIGHVHVVGAGTMGGDIAAWCALKGITVTLQDQDAARIAPAIGRAAGLYARKLKDPRAARAASDRLIPDPDGAGAARADVVIEAITEQAEAKQALYRALQPRMKPDALLATNTSSLSLAALRDGLARPGQLIGIHFFNPVAKMPLVEVVQAGPDEHGAQARACAFVGQLGKLPLPVRDAPGFLVNAVLAPYLLEAMRCVDAGLAPETIDRAMTDFGMPMGPLELADTVGLDIAMAAGRQLAAQDEPPRCLADRIARGDLGRKTGRGFYAWQDGKARKNSAGAPPAGLARRLAQPLIDRARKQADDGVVADADLADAGVIFGTGFAPFTGGPLHYQATASPPTAAAHAAPAPHTP, from the coding sequence ATGAATACCGCAATGCCGCACGGCTGGCGCCATTGGCAGCTTGAACGCCGCACCGACGGGCTGGCCTGGCTGACCCTCGACCGGGCCGGGGCCGCCGTCAACGCCCTGTCGGCCGAGGTCATGGCCGAACTGGCCGCCGTGCTCGACGCCCTGCAGGCCGATCCGCCCGCGGGCCTGGTCATCCGCTCGGGCAAGGCCGCCGGCTTCATCGCCGGCGCCGACGTCGACGAATTCGCCGGACTGGACACGCCGCAGCAGGCGCAGGCGCTGGTCGAGCGCGGCTGGCACCTGTTCAACCGGCTGGCCGCCGTACCTTATCCCACCCTGGCGCTCATTCACGGCCACTGCCTGGGCGGCGGCCTGGAACTGGCGCTGGCCTGCCGCTACCGGCTGGCCATCGACCAGCCCGGCACCTCGCTGGCGCTGCCCGAAGTCATGCTGGGCATTTTTCCCGGCTGGGGCGGCATGCGCCGGCTGCCTGCCGTGATCGGCGCACCCGCGGCCCTCGACATGATGCTCACCGGCCGCCCGGCCGACGCCCGCCGCGCCGCCGCGCTGGGCCTGGTCGACGCGCGCGTGCCGGCGCGCCTGGCCCAGGCCGCGGCCGGCCAGCACGTGCGCAGCGGCAAGCCGCCGCGCCGGGCCCGCGGCGTGGCGGGCTGGCTGGGCCGCTGGCCGCTCAAGCTGCTGGTGGCGCGGCGCGCGCACCGGCAGATCGCCGCCAAGGATCCGCAAGGGCATTATCCGGCGGCGCCGGCCATCGTCACGCTGTGGTCGCGGCACGGCGGCAATGCGCTGCGCGCGCCCGACGTGGTGCAGCGCATTCTCACTTCCGACACCGCGCGCAACCTGCTGCGCGTGTTCCGCCTGCAAGAGCGCCTGAAGGCCTACGGCAAGCCGGCCGACGGCGCGCGGCCGATCGGCCACGTGCACGTGGTGGGCGCCGGCACCATGGGCGGCGACATCGCCGCGTGGTGCGCCCTGAAAGGCATCACGGTCACCCTGCAAGACCAGGATGCCGCCCGCATTGCGCCGGCCATCGGCCGCGCCGCCGGTCTGTACGCGCGCAAACTGAAAGACCCGCGCGCCGCGCGGGCCGCGTCCGACCGCCTTATTCCCGATCCGGACGGCGCCGGCGCGGCGCGCGCCGACGTGGTCATCGAAGCCATCACCGAGCAGGCCGAGGCCAAGCAGGCGCTGTACCGGGCGCTGCAGCCGCGCATGAAACCCGATGCGCTGCTGGCCACCAACACGTCCAGCCTGTCGCTGGCGGCCCTGCGCGACGGGCTGGCGCGGCCCGGGCAGTTGATCGGCATCCACTTCTTCAATCCGGTGGCCAAAATGCCGCTGGTCGAAGTGGTGCAGGCCGGCCCCGACGAACACGGCGCGCAGGCGCGCGCCTGCGCGTTCGTGGGCCAGCTGGGCAAGCTGCCCCTGCCGGTGCGCGACGCGCCGGGGTTCCTGGTGAACGCAGTGCTGGCGCCCTACCTGCTCGAGGCCATGCGCTGCGTCGATGCCGGCCTGGCGCCGGAAACCATCGACCGCGCCATGACCGATTTCGGCATGCCCATGGGCCCGCTCGAACTGGCCGACACAGTCGGCCTGGACATCGCCATGGCGGCGGGCCGCCAGCTGGCCGCACAGGATGAACCGCCGCGCTGCCTGGCCGACCGCATCGCGCGCGGCGACCTGGGCCGCAAGACCGGCCGCGGCTTTTATGCCTGGCAGGACGGCAAGGCGCGCAAGAACAGCGCCGGCGCGCCGCCGGCGGGCCTGGCGCGGCGCCTGGCGCAGCCGCTGATAGACCGCGCCCGCAAGCAGGCAGACGACGGCGTCGTGGCCGACGCCGACCTGGCCGACGCCGGCGTGATCTTCGGTACCGGCTTCGCGCCGTTCACCGGCGGACCGCTGCACTACCAGGCCACCGCCAGCCCGCCGACCGCAGCCGCCCACGCTGCTCCGGCCCCGCATACCCCATAA
- a CDS encoding acetyl-CoA C-acetyltransferase, with product MAHAPIYVVDGARSPFLKARNAPGPFAAADLAVQAGRALLLRQPFAPGDLDEVIIGCAAPSPDEVNIGRVIALRLGCGNRVPGWTVMRNCASGMQALDSAIANIHTGRSSLVLAGGVDALSRAPLLVSDDMTRWLARWAAARGAGARLAALRAFPWRGLAPVIGLVKGLTDPVAGLSMGQTAENLATRFGIDRAAMDAYAARSHARALAGRAAGAFSEIAPLIDARGTLYPVDDGVRDDSTPERLARLRPVFDKPWGNITAGNSSQVTDGAALLVLASEDAVRRWNLRPLGRIIDSQWAGLDPAQMGLGPVHAATPILQRHGLALNDLDLWEINEAFAAQVLGCLAAWEDESYCREHLGTGALGPLNPDRLNVDGGAIALGHPVGASGARIVLHLLQALRARGLRRGMAAICIGGGQGGAMLVETEANP from the coding sequence ATGGCACATGCCCCCATCTATGTCGTGGACGGTGCGCGCAGCCCCTTCCTGAAGGCGCGCAACGCGCCCGGCCCGTTCGCGGCGGCCGACCTGGCGGTACAGGCCGGACGCGCGCTGCTGCTGCGCCAGCCCTTCGCGCCCGGCGACCTGGACGAAGTCATCATCGGCTGCGCCGCGCCCTCGCCCGACGAAGTCAACATCGGCCGGGTGATCGCCCTGCGGCTGGGCTGCGGCAACCGCGTGCCGGGCTGGACCGTCATGCGCAACTGCGCGTCCGGCATGCAGGCGCTGGATTCCGCCATCGCCAACATCCACACCGGCCGCTCGTCGCTGGTGCTAGCCGGCGGGGTGGATGCCCTGTCGCGCGCGCCGCTGCTGGTATCCGACGACATGACCCGCTGGCTGGCGCGCTGGGCCGCGGCGCGCGGCGCGGGCGCCCGCCTGGCGGCGCTGCGCGCCTTTCCCTGGCGCGGCCTGGCGCCCGTCATCGGGCTGGTGAAGGGGCTGACCGATCCGGTAGCGGGCCTGTCCATGGGACAAACGGCCGAGAACCTGGCCACCCGCTTCGGCATCGACCGCGCCGCCATGGACGCCTATGCCGCGCGCAGCCACGCGCGCGCGCTGGCGGGCCGCGCGGCGGGCGCATTCAGCGAGATCGCGCCGCTGATCGACGCGCGCGGCACGCTGTACCCCGTCGACGACGGCGTGCGCGACGACTCCACCCCCGAGCGCCTGGCCAGGCTGCGGCCCGTGTTCGACAAGCCCTGGGGCAACATCACGGCCGGCAACAGTTCGCAGGTTACCGACGGCGCCGCCCTGCTGGTGCTCGCGTCCGAAGACGCGGTGCGGCGCTGGAACCTGCGGCCGCTGGGGCGCATCATCGATTCGCAATGGGCCGGCCTGGATCCGGCCCAGATGGGCCTGGGCCCGGTGCACGCCGCCACGCCCATCCTGCAGCGGCACGGCCTGGCGCTGAACGACCTGGATTTATGGGAAATCAACGAGGCCTTTGCCGCGCAGGTGCTGGGCTGCCTGGCCGCATGGGAAGATGAATCTTATTGCCGCGAGCACCTGGGCACCGGTGCGCTGGGCCCGCTCAACCCGGACCGGCTCAACGTCGACGGCGGCGCCATCGCGCTGGGGCATCCGGTGGGCGCGTCCGGCGCGCGCATCGTGCTGCATTTGCTGCAGGCATTGCGGGCGCGCGGCCTGCGGCGCGGCATGGCGGCCATCTGCATCGGCGGTGGCCAGGGCGGCGCGATGCTGGTCGAAACGGAGGCCAACCCATGA
- a CDS encoding acyl-CoA dehydrogenase translates to MSGLLLTAAIAAALIAVLLGVRPVRRALLSRPLFNAYRKVLPQMSDTERDALEAGTVWWEGELFRGRPDWARLLALPRPRLTDDEQHFLDNQVRQACSLVDDWDVTHKRYDLSAETWNYLKRNGFLGMIIPREYGGLGFSAYAHSQVVTRLSTRSSALAVSVMVPNSLGPAELLLHYGTDEQKNHYLPRLARGEDVPAFALTSPWAGSDAAAIPDRGIVCKGMWRGREVLGMRVTWDKRYITLAPVCTLLGLAFRLYDPDGLLGGAADVGITCALVPHDHPGVETGRRHFPLNAMFMNGPTRGADVFMPLDFIIGGPAMAGQGWRMLMECLAAGRSISLPASNTGMSQLTARAVGAYARVRSQFRTPVGRFEGVEEALARIGGHTYLMDAARVMTAGAIDLGEKPSVVSAIVKYHVTERARQVVNDGMDVIGGKGICLGPSNFLGRAYQQVPVGITVEGANILTRSLIIFGQGAIRCHPYVLAEMQAAADPDAQRGLQAFDRAFWRHVAFVTGNGARALGHALTGARLARAPAGAAPEMHRYYRQLTRYACGFALLADASMALLGGSLKRRERISARLGDILSQMYLASAVLKRFEDEGRQAADAPLAHWALQDALQRLQEAFNGVLDNLPSRSVGWALRRLLFPWGSLQHAPADLLGQQVARLLTEPGTARDRLTASCHLPATVDEPVGALEAALAATLAAEAADARLRAYEKTGALAADPHANVRDLPDAAYAAGGLDPQDYEQIKRRDALRDQVIRVDDFPFDFGIAGAAQRGAQREAA, encoded by the coding sequence ATGAGCGGCTTGTTGCTTACCGCGGCCATCGCGGCGGCCCTGATCGCCGTCCTGCTCGGCGTGCGTCCGGTGCGGCGGGCGCTGCTGTCGCGGCCGCTGTTCAATGCCTACCGCAAGGTGCTGCCGCAAATGTCCGATACCGAGCGCGACGCGCTCGAGGCCGGCACGGTGTGGTGGGAAGGCGAACTGTTCCGCGGCCGCCCCGACTGGGCCAGGCTGCTGGCCCTGCCCCGCCCGCGCCTGACCGACGACGAGCAGCACTTCCTGGATAACCAGGTCCGGCAGGCCTGCAGCCTGGTCGACGACTGGGATGTCACCCACAAGCGCTACGACCTGTCCGCCGAAACCTGGAACTACCTGAAACGCAACGGCTTTCTGGGCATGATCATTCCGCGCGAATACGGCGGGCTGGGGTTCTCGGCCTATGCCCATTCGCAGGTCGTCACCCGCCTGTCGACGCGCTCGTCGGCGCTGGCTGTGTCGGTCATGGTGCCCAACTCGCTGGGCCCGGCCGAACTGCTTTTGCACTACGGCACGGATGAGCAGAAAAACCATTATCTGCCGCGCCTGGCGCGCGGCGAAGACGTGCCCGCCTTCGCCCTGACCAGCCCGTGGGCCGGCTCCGACGCGGCCGCCATTCCCGACCGCGGCATCGTCTGCAAAGGCATGTGGCGCGGCCGCGAAGTGCTGGGCATGCGGGTCACCTGGGACAAGCGCTACATCACGCTGGCGCCGGTGTGCACGCTGCTGGGCCTGGCATTCCGCCTGTATGACCCGGACGGCCTGCTGGGCGGCGCGGCCGACGTGGGCATCACCTGCGCCCTGGTGCCGCACGACCACCCCGGCGTGGAAACGGGGCGGCGCCATTTCCCGCTGAACGCCATGTTCATGAACGGCCCCACGCGCGGCGCCGACGTCTTCATGCCGCTGGACTTCATCATCGGCGGCCCCGCCATGGCCGGCCAGGGCTGGCGCATGCTGATGGAATGCCTGGCCGCGGGCCGTTCGATCTCGCTGCCGGCGTCCAACACCGGCATGTCGCAGCTGACGGCGCGCGCGGTGGGCGCGTATGCGCGCGTGCGCAGCCAGTTCCGTACGCCGGTGGGCCGCTTCGAGGGCGTGGAAGAAGCATTGGCGCGCATCGGCGGCCACACCTACCTGATGGATGCGGCGCGCGTCATGACCGCGGGCGCCATCGACCTGGGCGAAAAACCTTCGGTGGTGTCGGCCATCGTGAAATATCACGTTACCGAACGCGCGCGCCAGGTGGTCAACGACGGCATGGACGTGATCGGCGGCAAGGGCATCTGCCTGGGCCCGTCCAATTTCCTGGGGCGCGCCTACCAGCAGGTGCCGGTGGGCATCACCGTGGAAGGCGCCAATATCCTGACGCGCAGCCTGATCATCTTCGGCCAGGGCGCGATCCGCTGCCATCCCTACGTGCTGGCCGAAATGCAGGCCGCCGCCGACCCTGACGCGCAGCGCGGCCTGCAAGCCTTCGACCGCGCGTTCTGGCGCCACGTGGCGTTTGTCACGGGCAACGGCGCCCGTGCGCTGGGCCATGCGCTGACCGGCGCGCGGCTGGCGCGGGCCCCGGCCGGCGCGGCTCCTGAAATGCATCGTTACTACCGGCAGCTGACGCGCTACGCGTGCGGCTTCGCGCTGCTGGCCGATGCCTCGATGGCGCTGCTGGGCGGCAGCCTGAAGCGCCGCGAGCGCATCTCGGCGCGGCTGGGCGATATCCTGTCGCAGATGTACCTGGCCTCGGCCGTGCTCAAGCGGTTCGAAGACGAAGGCCGGCAGGCCGCCGATGCGCCGCTGGCGCACTGGGCGCTGCAAGACGCGCTGCAGCGCCTGCAGGAAGCCTTCAACGGCGTGCTGGACAACCTGCCCTCACGTTCTGTAGGCTGGGCGCTACGCCGTCTGCTTTTCCCTTGGGGCTCGCTGCAACATGCACCAGCAGATCTGCTTGGCCAGCAAGTCGCCCGGCTGCTCACCGAGCCTGGCACCGCGCGCGACCGGCTTACCGCCAGTTGCCATCTGCCCGCCACGGTCGACGAACCCGTCGGCGCGCTGGAAGCCGCCCTGGCCGCCACCCTGGCAGCCGAAGCCGCCGACGCCCGTCTGCGCGCTTACGAAAAAACCGGCGCCCTGGCCGCCGACCCGCACGCCAATGTGCGCGACCTGCCCGATGCCGCCTACGCCGCGGGCGGGCTGGATCCCCAAGATTACGAACAGATCAAGCGCCGCGATGCGCTGCGCGACCAAGTCATCCGGGTCGACGACTTTCCGTTCGATTTCGGCATCGCCGGCGCCGCCCAGCGTGGCGCGCAGCGCGAAGCCGCCTAG
- a CDS encoding TetR/AcrR family transcriptional regulator: MNELSSPSTREIILDTAEALFARQGHDGTSMRQITSEAGVNLAAVNYHFGSKEALVQAVLKRRLAILNQERLRLLDQLEAQADGQPLKPSQIVDAFFGTLLRLAASPDHAGKNFLPLLERTMTDPTGFIRAVVAEEYADVMERYQAALFKALPDVPRAEVIWRFQFMLGATSYAIVGTEVLRLCIGWSLDDPDQAHDPERLLPRLMSFLLGGLRAPLPQHPAS; the protein is encoded by the coding sequence ATGAACGAACTCAGCTCACCTTCCACGCGCGAAATCATTCTGGACACGGCCGAGGCCCTGTTCGCCCGCCAGGGCCACGACGGCACCTCGATGCGGCAGATCACCAGCGAAGCGGGCGTCAACCTGGCGGCGGTGAACTACCACTTCGGCTCGAAAGAAGCCCTGGTGCAGGCCGTGCTCAAGCGCCGGCTGGCCATCCTGAACCAGGAACGCCTGCGGCTGCTCGACCAGCTCGAAGCCCAAGCGGACGGCCAGCCGCTCAAGCCCTCGCAGATCGTCGATGCCTTCTTCGGCACGCTGCTGCGGCTGGCGGCCAGCCCCGACCACGCCGGCAAGAATTTCCTGCCGCTGCTCGAACGCACCATGACCGACCCCACCGGCTTCATCCGCGCCGTGGTGGCCGAGGAATACGCCGACGTCATGGAACGCTACCAGGCCGCGCTGTTCAAGGCCCTGCCCGACGTGCCGCGCGCCGAAGTCATCTGGCGTTTTCAGTTCATGCTGGGCGCCACCTCGTACGCCATCGTCGGCACCGAAGTGCTGCGGCTGTGCATAGGCTGGAGCCTGGACGACCCCGACCAGGCGCACGACCCCGAACGGCTGCTGCCGCGCCTGATGAGCTTCCTGCTCGGCGGCCTGCGGGCCCCCCTGCCCCAGCACCCGGCATCCTGA
- the epsC gene encoding serine O-acetyltransferase EpsC, whose protein sequence is MNDSSHLPSAHWNLDNIVSGLRSARVDWRGPRGRLRDDAGDREFPSQESLRVIVRQLCGALFPMRLGPIDLREEVEDFYVGHTIGAALDALLHQVCLELHHMGRNAPEPEPEASLRARGVQIVRQFGAALPQVRRALDLDVTAAYQGDPAAHSVDEVLLCYPGVSAMIHHRLASVMYKLGVPMLARIVAEIAHADTGIDIHPGATIGKSFFIDHGTGVVIGETAIIGDRVRLYQMVTLGAKRFPPGENGELKKGLPRHPIIEDDVVIYAGATILGRVTIGHGSTIGGNVWLTRSVPPGSNVTQASLVSDMPDCGLGGA, encoded by the coding sequence ATGAACGATTCTTCCCATCTGCCGTCGGCGCACTGGAACCTGGATAACATCGTGTCGGGGCTGCGGTCGGCCCGCGTCGACTGGCGCGGCCCGCGCGGCCGCCTGCGCGACGACGCCGGCGACCGTGAATTCCCCTCGCAGGAAAGCCTGCGCGTGATCGTGCGGCAGCTGTGCGGGGCGCTGTTTCCCATGCGCCTGGGGCCCATCGACCTGCGCGAAGAAGTCGAAGACTTCTACGTGGGGCACACCATCGGCGCGGCGCTCGACGCCCTGCTGCACCAGGTCTGCCTGGAACTGCACCACATGGGCCGCAATGCGCCCGAACCCGAGCCCGAGGCCAGCCTGCGCGCGCGCGGCGTGCAGATCGTGCGGCAGTTCGGCGCGGCTTTGCCGCAGGTGCGGCGCGCGCTCGACCTGGACGTGACCGCCGCCTACCAGGGCGACCCGGCCGCGCACAGCGTCGACGAAGTGCTGCTGTGCTATCCCGGCGTCAGCGCCATGATCCACCACCGCCTGGCCAGCGTGATGTACAAGCTGGGCGTGCCCATGCTGGCGCGCATCGTGGCCGAGATCGCCCACGCCGACACGGGCATCGACATCCACCCGGGCGCCACCATCGGCAAGAGTTTTTTCATCGACCACGGCACCGGCGTGGTCATCGGCGAAACCGCCATCATCGGCGACCGCGTGCGGCTCTACCAGATGGTGACGCTGGGCGCCAAGCGCTTCCCGCCCGGCGAGAACGGCGAACTGAAGAAGGGCCTGCCGCGCCACCCCATCATCGAAGACGATGTGGTGATCTACGCCGGCGCCACCATTCTGGGGCGCGTCACCATCGGCCATGGCTCCACCATCGGCGGCAATGTCTGGCTGACGCGCAGCGTGCCGCCGGGCAGCAACGTCACGCAGGCCAGCCTGGTCAGCGACATGCCCGATTGCGGCCTCGGCGGCGCGTAG
- a CDS encoding NAD-dependent protein deacetylase: MDASASASAAPAAPAPGAADLQALGEFIGRHARLFILTGAGCSTGSGIPDYRDADGQWKRSPPIDFQAFMGHAHMRARYWARSAVGWRRFGNVRPNAAHLALARLEAQGRVALLVTQNVDGLHQAAGSRNVLDLHGRLDEVRCMRCDWRGPRAAWQAELDGRNPAWAALDAADAPDGDADLEGVDFSSFVVPACPRCGGIVKPDVVFFGESIPPERGVRARAALARADAVLVVGSSLMVHSGYRYVRAAAEDGLPIAALNLGRTRADGLFALKVSRPCAEALDALYGPFVALP, encoded by the coding sequence ATGGACGCATCGGCCAGCGCATCCGCCGCGCCCGCGGCCCCGGCGCCAGGCGCCGCGGACTTGCAGGCGCTGGGCGAATTCATCGGCCGCCACGCGCGCCTGTTCATCCTGACGGGCGCGGGCTGCAGCACGGGCTCGGGCATTCCCGATTACCGCGATGCCGATGGCCAGTGGAAGCGCAGCCCGCCCATCGATTTCCAGGCTTTCATGGGGCATGCCCATATGCGCGCGCGCTATTGGGCGCGCAGCGCCGTGGGCTGGCGCCGCTTCGGCAACGTGCGCCCCAATGCCGCCCATCTGGCGCTGGCCCGGCTTGAAGCGCAGGGCCGCGTCGCCTTGCTGGTCACGCAGAATGTGGACGGCCTGCACCAGGCCGCCGGCAGCCGCAATGTGCTGGACCTGCACGGCCGGCTGGATGAAGTGCGCTGCATGCGCTGCGACTGGCGCGGGCCGCGCGCGGCCTGGCAGGCCGAGCTGGATGGCCGCAATCCCGCATGGGCCGCGCTCGATGCCGCCGACGCGCCGGACGGCGATGCCGACCTGGAAGGCGTGGATTTTTCCAGCTTCGTGGTGCCGGCCTGTCCGCGCTGTGGCGGCATCGTCAAGCCCGACGTGGTGTTCTTCGGCGAAAGCATCCCGCCCGAACGCGGCGTGCGCGCGCGCGCCGCGCTGGCCAGGGCCGATGCGGTGCTGGTGGTGGGGTCGTCGCTGATGGTGCATTCGGGCTACCGCTATGTGCGCGCCGCGGCCGAGGACGGCCTGCCCATCGCGGCCTTGAACCTGGGGCGCACCCGCGCCGATGGGCTGTTTGCCTTGAAGGTATCCCGGCCTTGCGCCGAGGCGCTGGATGCGCTGTATGGTCCTTTTGTCGCGCTACCGTGA
- a CDS encoding inositol monophosphatase family protein: MTKTYTREDTRRIAAILAEAAQAEVMPRFRRLPADAVHAKSSPRDLVTDADEAAERFIAARLAKLHPGAIMVGEEASTRNPALLNMLVDADLAFLIDPIDGTRNFVAGLPLFGMMVAVCHRGDVLAGVIYDPVAHDWAMAVRGEGAWSESGDGTQTPLKVARPAPPHEMDGLIATGFLPEPLRSTVNGNLATLGSSASLRCAAHEYRMAASGHCHVMLYNKLDPWDHAAGWLLHREAGGFAAHFDASPYKPTHRTGGLLYAPDVGSWHATRRALMGDDFPV, encoded by the coding sequence ATGACCAAGACCTATACCCGCGAAGACACGCGCCGCATCGCCGCAATTCTTGCCGAGGCCGCCCAGGCCGAAGTCATGCCGCGCTTTCGCCGGCTGCCGGCCGACGCCGTGCATGCCAAGAGTTCGCCGCGCGATCTCGTCACCGACGCCGACGAAGCCGCCGAGCGCTTTATCGCGGCGCGCCTGGCCAAGCTGCATCCGGGCGCGATCATGGTGGGCGAAGAAGCCTCCACGCGCAACCCGGCGCTGCTCAATATGCTGGTCGACGCCGACCTGGCCTTCCTGATCGACCCCATCGACGGCACCCGCAATTTCGTGGCGGGGCTGCCGCTGTTCGGCATGATGGTCGCGGTATGCCACCGCGGCGATGTGCTGGCCGGCGTCATCTACGACCCCGTCGCGCACGACTGGGCCATGGCGGTGCGCGGCGAAGGGGCATGGTCCGAATCCGGCGACGGCACGCAAACGCCGCTGAAAGTGGCGCGGCCCGCGCCGCCCCACGAAATGGACGGCCTTATCGCCACCGGCTTTCTGCCCGAGCCGCTGCGCAGCACGGTCAACGGCAATCTGGCCACGCTGGGCTCCAGCGCCTCGCTGCGCTGCGCGGCGCACGAATACCGCATGGCGGCCAGCGGCCATTGCCACGTCATGCTGTACAACAAGCTCGACCCCTGGGACCACGCGGCCGGCTGGCTGCTGCACCGCGAAGCCGGCGGCTTCGCGGCCCACTTCGACGCCAGCCCCTACAAGCCCACCCACCGCACGGGCGGCCTGCTGTATGCGCCCGACGTGGGCAGCTGGCATGCCACCCGCCGGGCCCTGATGGGCGACGACTTCCCTGTTTGA